In one Dermacentor variabilis isolate Ectoservices chromosome 4, ASM5094787v1, whole genome shotgun sequence genomic region, the following are encoded:
- the trus gene encoding programmed cell death 2 like trus isoform X2 — translation MAATSQHYYYLGMVDEPVGNDSTSWQTNKVGGLPDWTTSAMKSLPGLECPRCTRNMLLAIQIYSPLEKSEWYHRTIYIFCCINPSCWNKQESWKVIRSQERSSQAEETTSPSRSKPSMSCDWLEGQDDWGDDLFVAGPSPQKMCSGNTQDLETSLGSLSVSPRGAPGSPPSNKEDSNDYEMEEVASVEPEPLQDSQALETMKVLRSKESASPGETAADVHARKLLQEYEAGEGNAFRMPSKGQGCMTYAQELYEKAYHSDVIFHRFHKRLRRCPQQLMRFCWEGEPLFICPPPPSWEPNKCETCGARRCFELQAMPALIPSLKIEGCDKVRGAPVEFGTVLVYSCSASCWKEGDKWQPEVALVQRDPDAVFWEADL, via the exons ATGGCTGCGACAAGCCAGCACTACTACTACCTCGGCATGGTAGATGAACCAGTCGGGAACGACAGCACGTCGTGGCAAACGAACAAAGTTGGAGGTCTACCC GACTGGACTACGAGTGCCATGAAGTCATTACCAGGCCTGGAGTGCCCTCGGTGCACCAGGAATATGTTGCTAGCAATTCAGATTTACAGCCCTTTGGAGAAGAGTGAATGGTACCACCGAACCATATACATATTCTGCTGTATTAATCCAAGCTGCTGGAACAAGCAGGAGAG CTGGAAGGTTATTAGAAGCCAGGAGCGTTCATCACAAGCAGAGGAGACCACTTCCCCTAGCAGATCAAAGCCTTCCATGTCGTGCGACTGGTTGGAGGGCCAGGATGACTGGGGTGATGACTTGTTTGTTGCTGGGCCGTCACCTCAAAAAATGTGCAGTGGTAACACTCAAGATCTGGAAACGAGTCTGGGCTCGCTGTCTGTGTCACCAAGGGGTGCACCAGGTTCCCCACCTTCAAACAAAGAAGACTCTAATGATTATGAAATGGAAGAAGTAGCTTCGGTTGAGCCTGAGCCCCTGCAAGACAGTCAAGCACTGGAAACCATGAAGGTCCTGAGAAGCA AAGAGAGCGCATCACCGGGTGAGACTGCGGCTGATGTGCACGCCAGGAAGTTGTTGCAAGAGTATGAAGCAGGAGAGGGAAATGCCTTCCGGATGCCCAG CAAAGGGCAAGGATGCATGACATACGCACAGGAGTTGTACGAGAAGGCATACCACAGCGACGTCATATTCCACAGGTTCCACAAACGCTTGCGACGCTGTCCCCAGCAATTAATGAG GTTCTGCTGGGAAGGAGAACCACTATTTATTTGTCCACCACCACCATCGTGGGAGCCCAACAAATGCGAAACATGTGGTGCTCGGCGCTGCTTTGAACTCCAAGCCATGCCAGCCCTCATTCCGAGCTTGAAAATTGAAGGTTGCGATAAGGTGCGAG GTGCACCTGTAGAGTTTGGGACGGTGCTCGTCTATTCGTGCAGTGCAAGCTGCTGGAAGGAGGGAGACAAATGGCAACCTGAAGTGGCACTTGTTCAGAGAGATCCAGATGCTGTATTTTGGGAGGCTGACTTATAG
- the trus gene encoding programmed cell death 2 like trus isoform X3: MAATSQHYYYLGMVDEPVGNDSTSWQTNKVGGLPDWTTSAMKSLPGLECPRCTRNMLLAIQIYSPLEKSEWYHRTIYIFCCINPSCWNKQESWKVIRSQERSSQAEETTSPSRSKPSMSCDWLEGQDDWGDDLFVAGPSPQKMCSGNTQDLETSLGSLSVSPRGAPGSPPSNKEDSNDYEMEEVASVEPEPLQDSQALETMKVLRSSEQDHKEMLRGLQRPSAFKSFYISVVEESASPGETAADVHARKLLQEYEAGEGNAFRMPSKGQGCMTYAQELYEKAYHSDVIFHRFHKRLRRCPQQLMRFCWEGEPLFICPPPPSWEPNKCETCGARRCFELQAMPALIPSLKIEGCDKVHL; the protein is encoded by the exons ATGGCTGCGACAAGCCAGCACTACTACTACCTCGGCATGGTAGATGAACCAGTCGGGAACGACAGCACGTCGTGGCAAACGAACAAAGTTGGAGGTCTACCC GACTGGACTACGAGTGCCATGAAGTCATTACCAGGCCTGGAGTGCCCTCGGTGCACCAGGAATATGTTGCTAGCAATTCAGATTTACAGCCCTTTGGAGAAGAGTGAATGGTACCACCGAACCATATACATATTCTGCTGTATTAATCCAAGCTGCTGGAACAAGCAGGAGAG CTGGAAGGTTATTAGAAGCCAGGAGCGTTCATCACAAGCAGAGGAGACCACTTCCCCTAGCAGATCAAAGCCTTCCATGTCGTGCGACTGGTTGGAGGGCCAGGATGACTGGGGTGATGACTTGTTTGTTGCTGGGCCGTCACCTCAAAAAATGTGCAGTGGTAACACTCAAGATCTGGAAACGAGTCTGGGCTCGCTGTCTGTGTCACCAAGGGGTGCACCAGGTTCCCCACCTTCAAACAAAGAAGACTCTAATGATTATGAAATGGAAGAAGTAGCTTCGGTTGAGCCTGAGCCCCTGCAAGACAGTCAAGCACTGGAAACCATGAAGGTCCTGAGAAGCAGTGAGCAAGATCACAAAGAAATGTTGAGGGGTTTGCAGCGGCCGAGTGCATTCAAGAGTTTTTACATTTCTGTTGTAGAAGAGAGCGCATCACCGGGTGAGACTGCGGCTGATGTGCACGCCAGGAAGTTGTTGCAAGAGTATGAAGCAGGAGAGGGAAATGCCTTCCGGATGCCCAG CAAAGGGCAAGGATGCATGACATACGCACAGGAGTTGTACGAGAAGGCATACCACAGCGACGTCATATTCCACAGGTTCCACAAACGCTTGCGACGCTGTCCCCAGCAATTAATGAG GTTCTGCTGGGAAGGAGAACCACTATTTATTTGTCCACCACCACCATCGTGGGAGCCCAACAAATGCGAAACATGTGGTGCTCGGCGCTGCTTTGAACTCCAAGCCATGCCAGCCCTCATTCCGAGCTTGAAAATTGAAGGTTGCGATAAG GTGCACCTGTAG
- the trus gene encoding programmed cell death 2 like trus isoform X1 codes for MAATSQHYYYLGMVDEPVGNDSTSWQTNKVGGLPDWTTSAMKSLPGLECPRCTRNMLLAIQIYSPLEKSEWYHRTIYIFCCINPSCWNKQESWKVIRSQERSSQAEETTSPSRSKPSMSCDWLEGQDDWGDDLFVAGPSPQKMCSGNTQDLETSLGSLSVSPRGAPGSPPSNKEDSNDYEMEEVASVEPEPLQDSQALETMKVLRSSEQDHKEMLRGLQRPSAFKSFYISVVEESASPGETAADVHARKLLQEYEAGEGNAFRMPSKGQGCMTYAQELYEKAYHSDVIFHRFHKRLRRCPQQLMRFCWEGEPLFICPPPPSWEPNKCETCGARRCFELQAMPALIPSLKIEGCDKVRGAPVEFGTVLVYSCSASCWKEGDKWQPEVALVQRDPDAVFWEADL; via the exons ATGGCTGCGACAAGCCAGCACTACTACTACCTCGGCATGGTAGATGAACCAGTCGGGAACGACAGCACGTCGTGGCAAACGAACAAAGTTGGAGGTCTACCC GACTGGACTACGAGTGCCATGAAGTCATTACCAGGCCTGGAGTGCCCTCGGTGCACCAGGAATATGTTGCTAGCAATTCAGATTTACAGCCCTTTGGAGAAGAGTGAATGGTACCACCGAACCATATACATATTCTGCTGTATTAATCCAAGCTGCTGGAACAAGCAGGAGAG CTGGAAGGTTATTAGAAGCCAGGAGCGTTCATCACAAGCAGAGGAGACCACTTCCCCTAGCAGATCAAAGCCTTCCATGTCGTGCGACTGGTTGGAGGGCCAGGATGACTGGGGTGATGACTTGTTTGTTGCTGGGCCGTCACCTCAAAAAATGTGCAGTGGTAACACTCAAGATCTGGAAACGAGTCTGGGCTCGCTGTCTGTGTCACCAAGGGGTGCACCAGGTTCCCCACCTTCAAACAAAGAAGACTCTAATGATTATGAAATGGAAGAAGTAGCTTCGGTTGAGCCTGAGCCCCTGCAAGACAGTCAAGCACTGGAAACCATGAAGGTCCTGAGAAGCAGTGAGCAAGATCACAAAGAAATGTTGAGGGGTTTGCAGCGGCCGAGTGCATTCAAGAGTTTTTACATTTCTGTTGTAGAAGAGAGCGCATCACCGGGTGAGACTGCGGCTGATGTGCACGCCAGGAAGTTGTTGCAAGAGTATGAAGCAGGAGAGGGAAATGCCTTCCGGATGCCCAG CAAAGGGCAAGGATGCATGACATACGCACAGGAGTTGTACGAGAAGGCATACCACAGCGACGTCATATTCCACAGGTTCCACAAACGCTTGCGACGCTGTCCCCAGCAATTAATGAG GTTCTGCTGGGAAGGAGAACCACTATTTATTTGTCCACCACCACCATCGTGGGAGCCCAACAAATGCGAAACATGTGGTGCTCGGCGCTGCTTTGAACTCCAAGCCATGCCAGCCCTCATTCCGAGCTTGAAAATTGAAGGTTGCGATAAGGTGCGAG GTGCACCTGTAGAGTTTGGGACGGTGCTCGTCTATTCGTGCAGTGCAAGCTGCTGGAAGGAGGGAGACAAATGGCAACCTGAAGTGGCACTTGTTCAGAGAGATCCAGATGCTGTATTTTGGGAGGCTGACTTATAG